A section of the Gloeobacter violaceus PCC 7421 genome encodes:
- a CDS encoding prohibitin family protein, translating into MSAERQAWLSWAPQLVGVLILGFLLISLNPVRFVGNGENLVVFSWFGGIQKEPLQPGGHLILPVVSETIPFDVKTQALTWKDGGDSYGPRIVALTRDGQEIGAEVTMQFVVADPPKVYETLGTEYIDRIAPIVRSVISSQTSGFSAQDLYSTKRPVLQAQIRERVAGDLSQYGINVLDLLLRDVNFSKDFVAAIEAKTISENQLARKAYEIDQATQDAKTLISEAQAEAGRLGAKADALTKNPEYLRVVQSGVLGETLDTLINR; encoded by the coding sequence ATGTCCGCTGAACGGCAAGCCTGGCTCTCCTGGGCACCCCAACTGGTAGGGGTGCTGATTTTGGGGTTTTTGCTGATCAGTCTCAATCCGGTGCGCTTCGTGGGCAACGGCGAAAACCTGGTGGTCTTCTCCTGGTTCGGCGGCATCCAGAAGGAGCCCTTGCAACCGGGCGGCCATTTGATCTTGCCGGTGGTGAGCGAGACGATTCCCTTTGACGTCAAGACGCAGGCGCTCACCTGGAAGGACGGCGGCGACAGTTACGGGCCGCGCATCGTCGCTCTGACCCGCGACGGCCAGGAAATCGGTGCGGAGGTGACGATGCAGTTCGTGGTGGCCGATCCGCCCAAGGTCTACGAGACCCTGGGGACCGAATATATCGATCGCATCGCCCCGATTGTCCGCTCGGTGATCTCTTCGCAGACCAGCGGCTTCTCGGCGCAGGATCTTTATTCCACCAAGCGGCCGGTCCTGCAGGCGCAGATCCGCGAGCGGGTGGCGGGGGATCTGAGCCAGTACGGCATCAACGTGCTCGATCTGTTGCTGCGCGATGTCAATTTCAGCAAAGATTTCGTCGCCGCCATCGAAGCGAAGACCATCTCCGAAAATCAACTGGCCCGCAAGGCCTACGAAATCGACCAGGCCACCCAGGACGCCAAGACGCTGATTTCCGAAGCCCAGGCGGAGGCGGGCCGCCTCGGTGCCAAGGCCGACGCCCTTACCAAAAATCCCGAGTACCTGCGGGTGGTGCAGTCGGGGGTATTGGGCGAGACCCTCGACACGCTGATCAACCGCTAG
- a CDS encoding serpin family protein, giving the protein MQKVWWLAVALVCLGGSVRAAAAPIGAAPVADRVEVPTFIQMREANWRFGFKLLSLINEAPLRANRERSPLAVERNVLLSPLGLGITLGRLLPSLSETAQRAVASSLEWPNDGLIEPQSATALLAAQLTGADPQVQPVHAGLYWVEPGTPVKLGRDLSGNRVLESAFQDGAAPPEINRWIAAATGGQIGEALIPGPRRPGPLVVVDATVFEGIWSRAFNPQSSLQAPFTLLDGKQTTVWQMSRTGSFRYYETPGFQAVQLPFGGDGEWSMAVFVPAAGVPLRSFVRNLSDEKWRLWFEQFRMRDGSVTLPRLRLRYGQDLRRALRALGMRSAFTRSEGEESLGEAGLLIDAVDHQTAFTVSETGLTRPSAATGGERFALPLRPGETPFTFSADRPFMFAVVNTYSGFVAMLGTVIDPTQP; this is encoded by the coding sequence ATGCAGAAAGTCTGGTGGCTGGCGGTGGCGCTGGTCTGCTTGGGGGGTTCGGTAAGGGCCGCCGCGGCGCCCATCGGGGCCGCACCGGTGGCCGATCGGGTGGAGGTGCCGACATTCATCCAGATGCGCGAGGCGAATTGGCGCTTCGGCTTTAAATTGCTCAGTCTGATCAACGAAGCGCCCCTGCGGGCGAATCGGGAGCGCTCCCCGCTCGCGGTCGAACGCAACGTACTCCTTTCACCCCTGGGGTTGGGGATCACCCTGGGCCGGCTGCTGCCCAGTTTGTCCGAGACCGCGCAGCGGGCGGTGGCCAGTTCCCTCGAATGGCCCAACGACGGGTTGATCGAGCCGCAGTCGGCGACGGCGCTACTGGCCGCCCAGTTGACGGGGGCCGATCCCCAGGTGCAGCCGGTGCACGCCGGATTGTACTGGGTGGAGCCGGGCACGCCCGTGAAGCTGGGACGGGATCTCAGCGGCAACCGGGTGCTGGAGAGCGCTTTTCAAGACGGAGCGGCTCCCCCCGAAATCAACCGCTGGATCGCCGCCGCCACCGGCGGCCAGATTGGCGAAGCGCTCATCCCCGGCCCCCGCCGGCCTGGCCCGCTGGTGGTGGTCGATGCGACCGTCTTCGAAGGGATCTGGAGTCGGGCTTTTAACCCCCAGAGCAGTCTCCAGGCTCCTTTCACCCTCCTGGACGGCAAGCAGACAACTGTCTGGCAGATGAGCCGGACGGGCAGTTTTCGCTACTACGAGACTCCTGGTTTTCAGGCGGTCCAGTTGCCCTTCGGCGGCGACGGCGAGTGGAGCATGGCGGTGTTTGTGCCCGCGGCCGGGGTGCCTTTGCGGTCGTTTGTGCGCAACTTGAGCGACGAGAAATGGCGTCTGTGGTTCGAGCAATTTCGGATGCGCGACGGGAGCGTGACCCTTCCTCGCCTGCGCCTGCGCTACGGCCAGGATTTGCGCCGGGCGCTTCGAGCCCTCGGGATGCGGTCCGCCTTTACCCGCTCGGAGGGCGAGGAGAGCCTCGGTGAAGCGGGGTTGCTCATCGACGCGGTCGATCACCAGACCGCTTTTACGGTCTCTGAAACGGGGCTCACCCGCCCGAGCGCCGCCACGGGCGGCGAGCGGTTCGCGCTGCCCCTGCGTCCGGGCGAGACACCTTTTACCTTCAGCGCCGATCGGCCGTTTATGTTCGCCGTGGTCAACACTTACTCCGGCTTCGTGGCGATGCTGGGCACCGTCATCGATCCGACCCAGCCCTGA
- a CDS encoding S1C family serine protease: MKIQSALAALAVAALPLNFPAALLAFDPEETTTIDVYDRTSRAVVSIRTSGGIGAGAIIDPRGVVITNNHVVRGSTRVQVQTADGRVYPGAVRALDRRNDLAIVDIRPERPLPSIDLARSSARVGQRVYAIGNPFGLDRTLTVGILSRIAPNGDLQTDAALNPGNSGGPLLNSDGEIIGINKAILSRTGGNVGIGFATPTGAVRSLVAASPNPDSGRVAVRPGPQRGLGVVLDARSLTVLEVQPGSAAERAGLLPGDQLLGVGDAGLENSAQLQQILQRNPGTLVLTVVRDRQVGRIRVEL; the protein is encoded by the coding sequence ATGAAGATCCAGTCTGCCCTTGCCGCCTTGGCTGTAGCCGCGCTCCCGTTGAATTTTCCTGCTGCCCTCCTCGCCTTCGACCCGGAGGAGACGACGACCATCGACGTCTACGACCGGACGAGTCGGGCCGTGGTCAGTATCCGCACTTCCGGCGGCATCGGCGCCGGGGCGATTATCGACCCGCGCGGGGTGGTGATTACCAACAACCACGTGGTGCGCGGCAGCACCCGGGTGCAGGTGCAGACCGCCGACGGGCGGGTGTATCCGGGGGCGGTGCGCGCCCTCGACCGGCGCAACGACCTGGCGATTGTCGACATCCGTCCGGAGCGGCCTTTGCCGAGCATCGATCTGGCGCGCTCCTCGGCCAGGGTCGGCCAGCGCGTCTACGCCATCGGCAACCCCTTCGGCCTCGATCGCACTTTGACGGTGGGCATTTTGAGCCGCATCGCCCCCAACGGCGACCTGCAGACCGACGCCGCCCTCAACCCGGGCAACTCCGGGGGGCCGTTGCTCAATTCCGACGGCGAAATCATCGGCATCAACAAAGCGATTTTAAGCCGCACCGGCGGCAACGTCGGCATTGGTTTCGCCACCCCCACCGGTGCGGTGCGCTCGTTGGTGGCAGCCAGTCCAAACCCGGACAGCGGTCGGGTGGCCGTCCGGCCGGGGCCGCAGCGCGGCCTGGGCGTGGTGCTCGACGCCCGCTCTTTGACGGTGCTCGAGGTCCAGCCGGGTTCCGCCGCCGAGCGCGCCGGGCTGCTTCCGGGAGATCAACTGCTCGGGGTGGGCGATGCCGGCCTCGAAAACTCTGCCCAACTGCAGCAGATTCTGCAGCGCAATCCGGGCACACTGGTACTGACCGTTGTCCGCGACCGTCAGGTCGGCAGGATCCGGGTCGAGTTGTAG
- a CDS encoding NADPH-dependent assimilatory sulfite reductase hemoprotein subunit produces the protein MTDTMRRSKVEQIKENSHNLRGRLREELQQPETTHFAEESVQLLKFHGIYQQDDRDERKARKDAGLEPDYAFMVRTKNPGGYAPAAFYLAMDRLADALGSGTLRVTTRQGLQLHGIRKHNLREAIATISTQLGSTLGACGDINRNVMAPPAPFTARPYAVAREAAAAIADMLTPHTGAYFEVWQDEALVYSGEPEVEPIYGETYLPRKFKIAVAVEGDNSVDIYTQDLGVIPVFEDGERLLGYNLTVGGGLGMTHAKPETFPRQADHLGFVSSEDMLEAVKAVVLVQRDHGDRYNRRHARLKYLIHDRGLGWFRAQVETYLGKPLQPWRTVAPWVFHDYLGWQPQGDGRYCLGIWIENGRIKDEGAFRLKSALREIVERFEVDLILTPTQNALLVDVAPEVRAPIDAILQSAGVRPVQAVSNAERYAMACPAWPTCGLALTESERALPGIIAELEAKLTELDLAQEQISIRMTGCPNGCARPYMGEIGFVGSAPGAYNLYLGGNLASTRLNWVFRERVKREDILAVLGPLFSYFKRERAPGESFGDFCLRKGRADLEAHL, from the coding sequence ATGACCGATACGATGCGGCGCTCGAAAGTCGAGCAAATCAAAGAGAACAGCCACAATCTGCGCGGCCGGCTGCGCGAAGAGTTGCAGCAGCCCGAGACGACGCACTTTGCCGAGGAGTCGGTGCAGCTGCTCAAATTCCACGGCATCTACCAGCAGGACGACCGCGACGAGCGCAAGGCGCGCAAGGACGCGGGCCTGGAGCCCGATTACGCGTTCATGGTACGCACCAAAAATCCGGGCGGCTACGCCCCGGCAGCCTTTTACCTGGCGATGGACCGGTTGGCCGACGCCCTCGGCAGCGGCACCCTGCGGGTGACCACCCGCCAGGGCCTGCAGTTGCACGGCATCCGCAAACACAACCTGCGCGAGGCGATTGCCACGATTAGCACCCAACTCGGTTCGACCCTGGGAGCCTGCGGCGACATCAACCGCAACGTCATGGCCCCCCCGGCGCCCTTCACCGCCCGCCCCTACGCCGTGGCGCGCGAGGCGGCGGCGGCGATCGCCGATATGCTCACCCCGCACACGGGCGCCTACTTTGAGGTGTGGCAGGACGAAGCGCTGGTCTATTCGGGAGAGCCCGAGGTCGAGCCGATTTACGGCGAGACTTACCTGCCGCGCAAGTTCAAAATTGCCGTCGCCGTCGAAGGCGACAACTCCGTGGACATCTACACCCAGGATCTGGGGGTGATCCCGGTGTTCGAGGACGGCGAGCGCTTGTTGGGCTACAACCTCACCGTCGGGGGCGGCCTCGGCATGACCCACGCTAAACCCGAGACCTTTCCGCGCCAGGCGGACCACCTGGGTTTTGTTTCCTCCGAGGACATGCTGGAGGCGGTCAAAGCGGTGGTGCTGGTGCAGCGCGACCACGGCGACCGCTACAACCGTCGCCACGCCCGGCTGAAATATCTCATCCACGACCGCGGCCTGGGCTGGTTCCGCGCCCAGGTGGAAACTTACCTGGGCAAACCCCTGCAACCGTGGCGGACCGTGGCGCCGTGGGTCTTTCACGATTATTTGGGCTGGCAGCCCCAGGGGGACGGCCGCTACTGCCTGGGGATCTGGATCGAGAATGGCCGCATCAAAGACGAGGGAGCCTTTCGCCTCAAATCGGCCCTGCGCGAGATCGTCGAGCGCTTTGAGGTGGATTTGATCTTGACCCCGACCCAGAATGCGCTGCTGGTGGATGTCGCCCCGGAGGTACGTGCACCCATCGACGCGATTTTGCAAAGCGCCGGGGTGCGGCCGGTTCAGGCCGTCTCCAACGCCGAGCGCTACGCGATGGCCTGTCCCGCCTGGCCCACCTGCGGTCTGGCCCTCACCGAGTCGGAGCGCGCCCTGCCCGGGATCATCGCCGAGCTCGAGGCGAAACTCACCGAGCTGGACCTCGCGCAGGAGCAGATTTCGATTCGCATGACCGGCTGCCCGAACGGTTGCGCCCGCCCCTACATGGGCGAAATTGGTTTCGTGGGCAGCGCCCCCGGTGCCTATAACCTCTACCTGGGGGGCAACCTCGCCTCGACGCGGCTCAACTGGGTCTTCCGCGAGCGGGTCAAGCGCGAGGATATCCTGGCGGTGCTCGGGCCGCTGTTCAGCTACTTCAAGCGCGAGCGCGCCCCGGGGGAAAGCTTCGGCGATTTTTGCCTGCGCAAGGGCCGGGCGGACCTCGAAGCGCATCTCTAG
- a CDS encoding CPBP family intramembrane glutamic endopeptidase: MALTPPLVLALFALGCILLWLPVAIPQLLRIGWRPGRPLVFSGKLQLILSLYLVIALVLWATSAWLGVPFGRWGLRGGLAGWGQLAAGLGLGALGLAILFAVEMRAGWLRLQPVRLSSGALFAPLAVGLFVGAVEEVLFRGFVYETLLPYGPGWAAVVSSLIFAALHLIWQLDDWQGGARELPGLFAMGLVLVLARLLSGGSIHLAWGLHAGWVWGITLIDTHTLAVPTGKTATWVTGFGGKPLAGAMGLAFLGATALVLWGLGPPPG, encoded by the coding sequence TTGGCTTTGACGCCGCCCCTGGTGCTTGCTCTGTTTGCCCTCGGCTGCATTTTGCTGTGGCTGCCGGTGGCGATCCCACAGCTGCTGCGCATCGGCTGGCGACCGGGGCGGCCCCTGGTCTTCTCGGGCAAACTCCAGCTCATCTTGAGCCTGTACCTGGTCATTGCCCTGGTGCTCTGGGCGACGAGCGCCTGGCTTGGGGTGCCCTTCGGGCGCTGGGGCCTGCGGGGCGGCTTGGCAGGTTGGGGGCAATTGGCGGCCGGCCTCGGTCTGGGAGCCCTTGGCCTCGCGATCCTTTTCGCTGTCGAGATGCGGGCAGGATGGCTGCGCCTGCAACCCGTCCGCCTCAGCAGCGGGGCGCTCTTCGCACCGCTTGCGGTCGGCTTGTTTGTGGGCGCGGTGGAGGAGGTGCTTTTTCGGGGCTTCGTCTACGAAACACTTCTGCCCTATGGCCCGGGCTGGGCGGCGGTGGTAAGCAGCCTCATCTTTGCTGCCTTGCACCTCATTTGGCAGCTCGACGACTGGCAGGGGGGGGCGCGAGAACTGCCCGGCCTGTTTGCCATGGGCCTGGTGTTGGTGCTCGCCCGGCTGCTCAGCGGCGGCAGCATCCATCTGGCCTGGGGTCTGCACGCCGGCTGGGTCTGGGGAATCACCCTCATCGATACCCATACCCTGGCGGTGCCCACCGGCAAAACCGCCACCTGGGTGACCGGCTTCGGAGGCAAACCCCTGGCAGGAGCGATGGGTCTCGCTTTTCTGGGTGCTACCGCTCTGGTACTGTGGGGTTTGGGGCCGCCGCCCGGCTGA
- a CDS encoding alpha/beta hydrolase family esterase, which translates to MGTVREFLRRTGLRWSLVCVLFWMALCAPAFSQTGDVTLKQLDYNGTERSYYEHVPSSYSSASSSVPLVIFLHGSVNGRTATVEGAAKLAGWTTRSDEKGFIAVYPVGGIVVANGTSSPGYKWNTYVFNGESPDDVGYLLALINQLKSTYRIDPNRIYMTGHSSGGAMVNTFIGNGHASLIAASAPVSGPWITTFRKSESLMEPGGPIPVWIWRGEEEDQITGTIPRDVQDEDQKQFWIQYNQTDQSQRTVSGSYVTDVFTGGNAEVRFTEVTGAGHLNDDDYSSEIWDEFFSRLTLSDRN; encoded by the coding sequence ATGGGAACGGTTCGAGAATTTTTGCGGCGCACGGGTTTGCGATGGTCACTGGTGTGCGTGCTTTTCTGGATGGCACTTTGCGCACCGGCGTTCAGCCAGACCGGCGATGTGACTTTAAAACAACTGGACTACAACGGAACCGAACGCAGTTATTACGAGCACGTTCCATCCTCCTACAGCAGTGCTTCCAGCAGCGTTCCGCTGGTCATCTTCCTGCACGGTTCGGTCAACGGCCGCACCGCCACGGTGGAAGGGGCCGCCAAACTCGCCGGCTGGACCACCCGTTCCGACGAAAAAGGCTTCATCGCCGTTTATCCGGTCGGGGGCATCGTCGTCGCCAACGGCACCAGTTCCCCCGGCTACAAATGGAACACCTACGTGTTCAACGGTGAGTCCCCGGACGACGTCGGCTATCTGCTCGCGCTGATTAATCAACTCAAAAGCACCTACCGCATCGACCCCAACCGGATCTATATGACTGGGCATTCCAGTGGCGGGGCGATGGTCAACACCTTCATCGGCAACGGTCACGCTTCGCTGATCGCCGCCTCAGCCCCGGTCTCCGGCCCCTGGATCACCACCTTTCGCAAGTCCGAATCGTTGATGGAGCCCGGTGGGCCGATTCCAGTCTGGATCTGGCGCGGCGAAGAAGAAGACCAGATTACCGGCACGATCCCACGGGACGTCCAGGACGAGGACCAGAAGCAATTTTGGATCCAGTACAACCAGACCGACCAATCCCAGAGGACGGTCAGCGGCTCGTACGTCACCGATGTATTCACCGGCGGCAATGCAGAGGTGCGCTTTACGGAGGTCACCGGAGCGGGCCACCTCAACGACGACGATTACAGCAGCGAGATCTGGGACGAATTTTTTAGCCGCCTGACGCTCAGCGATCGCAACTGA